The following are from one region of the Aspergillus luchuensis IFO 4308 DNA, chromosome 4, nearly complete sequence genome:
- the UBX1_1 gene encoding protein phosphatase regulator SHP1 (COG:Y;~EggNog:ENOG410PI0B;~InterPro:IPR029071,IPR001012,IPR012989,IPR036241;~PFAM:PF00789;~go_function: GO:0005515 - protein binding [Evidence IEA]) has translation MNVQAGQEVDVEIKQHDEKYVKPKPKYKPFSGAGQRLGSPTPGVRAPAPAAAPTPSQSTEPAKPDIDESQPTVTLQIRLGDGSRLTSRFNTSHTIGDVYQFVTAASPSSQSRPWVLMTTFPSKDLSDKSVVLGDMAEFKRGGVVVQKWQ, from the coding sequence ATGAATGTGCAGGCTGGTCAGGAGGTGGACGTGGAAATCAAACAACATGACGAGAAATACGTGAAGCCCAAGCCTAAGTACAAGCCCTTCTCTGGGGCTGGACAGCGCCTCGGCAGCCCCACGCCTGGTGTGAGAGCACCTGCGCCAGCAGCTGCCCCTACTCCCAGTCAGTCCACCGAGCCAGCCAAGCCGGACATAGATGAGTCGCAGCCGACGGTGACTCTCCAGATCCGCCTTGGAGACGGCTCACGGCTCACTTCCCGGTTCAACACCAGCCATACCATTGGTGACGTGTACCAGTTTGTGACCGCTGCCAGCCCTAGCAGCCAGTCGCGTCCCTGGGTATTGATGACTACGTTCCCCAGCAAGGATCTCTCCGACAAGAGTGTTGTGCTGGGTGATATGGCGGAGTTTAAGCGGGGCGGCGTGGTGGTACAGAAGTGGCAATAA
- the UBX1_2 gene encoding ubiquitin-associated-like domain-containing protein (COG:Y;~EggNog:ENOG410PI0B;~InterPro:IPR009060;~PFAM:PF14555;~go_function: GO:0005515 - protein binding [Evidence IEA]), with protein MEHNADRDEIVSQFCAMTRTDPHEAQGYLAANEWDLEAAVTEFFAEQDEASQDTGAAGGGRRLGAESEPSAGRSLGGSSSHSPSTTPQPSSRRSAPKKKFATLNDFASGGGESSEEDDAVNQDFFAGGEKSGLAVQNPDDIKKKIIEKAKR; from the exons ATGGAGCACAACGCGGACCGCGATGAGATTGTCTCTCAATTCTGCGCCATGACTAGGACGGATCCTCATGAG GCGCAAGGCTATCTGGCAGCCAACGAGTGGGATCTCGAAGCCGCAGTCACCGAATTCTTCGCCGAACAAGATGAAGCCTCACAGGATACTGGcgcagctggtggtggtcgccGACTCGGCGCTGAATCGGAACCCTCTGCCGGCCGTTCACTTGGTGGCAGCTCCTCTCATTCCCCCTCCACTACCCCGCAGCCCTCGTCCCGCAGGTCGGCCCCGAAAAAGAAGTTTGCGACCCTGAACGATTTTGCGTCGGGTGGAGGGGAATCttccgaggaagacgatgcagtGAACCAAGACTTCTTTGCTGGCGGTGAGAAGTCGGGCTTGGCTGTGCAGAACCCCGATGATAttaagaagaagatcattgaGAAGGCCAAAAGGTGA
- a CDS encoding TOM13-domain-containing protein (COG:U;~EggNog:ENOG410PRIF;~InterPro:IPR013262;~PFAM:PF08219;~go_component: GO:0005741 - mitochondrial outer membrane [Evidence IEA]), translating into MAADLSSSRELYESGLTVHSDSENYSANHDISGSQSSSSSSPLILYKPPTIWSILRGAAINLVLPFVNGLMLGFGELFAHEAAYRLGWSGTKVR; encoded by the coding sequence ATGGCCGCCGACCTCTCCAGCTCGAGGGAGCTGTATGAATCTGGACTGACTGTCCACTCAGATTCTGAGAATTATTCGGCCAATCATGACATCTCCGGCTCCcagtcatcctcctcgagctcCCCCTTGATCCTCTACAAGCCCCCGACCATCTGGAGTATCCTGCGGGGAGCTGCCATTAACCTCGTTCTTCCATTCGTGAATGGCTTGATGCTGGGGTTTGGCGAGTTGTTTGCACATGAAGCAGCCTATCGACTCGGCTGGTCCGGGACAAAGGTACGATGA
- the OXA1 gene encoding membrane insertase OXA1 (COG:U;~EggNog:ENOG410PGAM;~InterPro:IPR001708;~PFAM:PF02096;~TransMembrane:3 (o148-170i301-319o325-343i);~go_component: GO:0016021 - integral component of membrane [Evidence IEA];~go_function: GO:0032977 - membrane insertase activity [Evidence IEA]), with the protein MLGGTGLSGRGVLPAVARQRLYAFSRSSRSMSSFRPQTLRTAVPYGQSKPTLLGTRSWRPATAITGVAAARFNSTSSAPSSTTPSVPAASEVSLAPQGEVNVNDLTAADINAIPEQIGYLKQLGLDFGWGFSSMIEWSVEHFHIMGGLPWWGAIVATGLFIRLGLLYPTLMAADTSTKLNNIKHLTTPLRTEMVQANYKNDLMEATRKRAELSQLHKDHGIKPWKAMIPMIHIPFGFGCYRVVNNMCSLPVPGLTTEHVGWLQDLTVSDPYYILPLIGSVILHHTLKKGGETGMNQMKDSAFKNIFLYGMPAISFLFMANFPGALQLYFMTTSVFALGQTYLLSSSTFRRMAGITLVDHNVPKPDEQQKNDNHGLRLINEVPDKEAAQKAAEEAERERLSLIDRTIGQVKETGSKLKDEMQKKVEEYRGSGPTKNADGTVSAGPRLSEKDRKLAEDYERRRAEEEAWKREERNHARREAHLRAMELQRQRAAQASRQ; encoded by the exons ATGTTGGGAGGGACTGGTCTCAGTGGACGCGGCGTCTTGCCCGCCGTGGCCCGGCAACGGTTGTATGCCTTCTCTCGTTCCAGCCGATCG ATGTCCTCATTCCGTCCGCAGACCCTGAGAACCGCCGTCCCATATGGTCAATCCAAGCCGACACTGCTTGGAACGCGCTCCTGGCGGCCTGCCACTGCGATCACCGGAGTGGCCGCCGCTCGCTTCAATTCCACCTCTTCGGCTCCTTCATCGACTACTCCCTCGGTCCCGGCGGCCAGTGAAGTCTCTCTCGCACCCCAAGGAGAAGTCAACGTCAATGATCTGACCGCGGCTGATATCAATGCGATCCCGGAGCAGATTGGATATTTGAAGCAATTGGGCTTGGATTTCGGTTGGGGTTTTTCGTCCATGATCGAATGGAGCGTTGAGCACTTCCACATCATGGGTGGTCTCCCCTGGTGGGGTGCGATTGTCGCAACCGGTCTCTTCATTCGTCTGGGTCTTCTGTACCCTACACTTATGGCTGCGGACACCAGTACTAagctcaacaacatcaagcaCCTCACCACGCCGCTTCGGACGGAGATGGTTCAGGCCAACTATAAGAATGACCTGATGGAGGCGACACGGAAGAGGGCGGAGTTGAGCCAGCTGCACAAGGATCACGGCATCAAGCCCTGGAAAGCAATGATCCCGATGATTCATATTCCCTTCGGTTTTGGTTGTTACCGTGTCGTCAACAACATGTGCAGTCTGCCGGTGCCCGGACTGACCACGGAACACGTTGGCTGGCTTCAGGACCTTACTGTTTCCGATCCCTACTACATTCTTCCTTTGATTGGATCAGTTATCCTACATCACACTCTCAAG aaaggaggagagacCGGTATGAACCAAATGAAAGACTCCGCTTTCAAGAACATTTTCCTCTACGGCATGCCTGCGATTTCGTTCCTGTTCATGGCCAATTTCCCTGGTGCCCTTCAACTCTACTTCATGACCACCAGTGTGTTCGCTCTGGGGCAAACGTACTTGCTTAGCTCGTCCACTTTCCGGAGGATGGCCGGTATCACCTTAGTGGATCACAACGTCCCGAAGCCCGACGAACAGCAAAAAAACGATAACCATGGCCTCCGCTTGATCAACGAAGTACCTGACAAGGAGGCCGCCcagaaggctgctgaggaggcGGAACGCGAGAGGTTGAGTCTCATTGACCGTACCATCGGACAAGTCAAGGAGACTGGGTCGAAGCTCAAGGatgagatgcagaagaaggttgaggagtACCGGGGCAGTGGTCCCACCAAGAACGCGGATGGAACTGTTTCCGCGGGCCCCCGACTCAGCGAGAAGGACCGCAAGCTGGCGGAGGACTACGAGAGACGGcgtgctgaggaggaggcatGGAAGCGCGAGGAGCGGAACCATGCCCGTCGCGAGGCTCATCTGAGGGCCATGGAGCTGCAGCGCCAGAGGGCCGCGCAGGCAAGCCGGCAATAA
- a CDS encoding cytochrome P450 (COG:Q;~EggNog:ENOG410PJ8H;~InterPro:IPR001128,IPR017972,IPR002401,IPR036396;~PFAM:PF00067;~go_function: GO:0005506 - iron ion binding [Evidence IEA];~go_function: GO:0016705 - oxidoreductase activity, acting on paired donors, with incorporation or reduction of molecular oxygen [Evidence IEA];~go_function: GO:0020037 - heme binding [Evidence IEA];~go_process: GO:0055114 - oxidation-reduction process [Evidence IEA]): MAVNALSIGISLLVIYPISRIIYNLFFSPLSHLPGPISWSATRLPFIRALLRGTIVHDFERLHRKYGPIVRTAPDEVSFASRDAWTDIYASRPDDRQFLKDPLWWRRQPGQPDTLLSAIHPAKHSRMRKLLAPAFTPRALRAQEAVLQRYASLLVDRIRDQVSAVGTDGAVIDMGPWFNFTTFDIFGDLGFGESFDCLQHSRYHPWIALLFGSVKAASFIAAARYYPPSEALLMKCIPRSLHEKSQRHYRQIVDKIDRRLSWELQRPDIMSHLIDENGQVALPRGELNSTFMILTTTGSETTATVLTGILAYLVNEPPIQERLIREIRERFESSQDISLSAAADLSYLTAVIQEGLRLCPPVPWMLPRQVPPGGSTVCGTWLPGGTSVSLQAYTLNRDPSRFHAASSFVPERWLPDALNNPNSPFYHDDRQAVQPFSMGPRSCLGQHLAWAEMRLILAKLLVSFDFEAVEGKRLQWEELRTFLLVEKRPLEVRVRLAPC, from the exons ATGGCTGTTAACGCTTTGAGTATAGGTATTTCCCTGCTCGTGATT TACCCCATAAGCCGCATTATCTATAATCTGTTTTTCAGTCCATTGAGTCACTTGCCCGGGCCGATTAGTTGGTCTGCCACCCGTTTGCCGTTCATTAGGGCACTACTTCGGGGCACGATTGTCCATGACTTTGAAAGATTGCATCGCAAGTATGGGCCTATTGTGCGTACCGCCCCCGACGAGGTCAGCTTTGCCAGCAGGGACGCATGGACAGACATCTATGCGAGTCGGCCTGATGATCGCCAATTTCTCAAGGATCCCCTCTGGTGGCGAAGGCAGCCTGGCCAGCCTGATACTCTTCTGAGTGCGATCCATCCGGCCAAACATTCTCGTATGCGCAAATTACTCGCTCCGGCCTTCACTCCGCGCGCTTTGAGGGCACAGGAGGCTGTGCTGCAGAGGTATGCCTCACTTCTCGTCGACCGGATCAGAGACCAAGTGTCAGCCGTTGGCACAGACGGAGCAGTGATTGACATGGGTCCCTGGTTCAATTTCACCACTTTTGACATTTTCGGCGACCTCGGCTTTGGCGAGTCCTTTGATTGTCTACAGCATTCACGGTATCACCCCTGGATTGCACTACTATTCGGTAGTGTTAAGGCGGCCTCATTCATTGCGGCAGCGCGGTATTACCCCCCGTCAGAAGCGCTACTGATGAAATGCATCCCCCGCTCGCTGCACGAAAAGAGTCAGCGCCATTACAGGCAGATTGTAGACAAGATCGACCGCCGGCTTAGCTGGGAACTTCAGCGGCCGGATATCATGTCTCATCTAATCGATGAGAATGGCCAAGTGGCATTACCACGAGGGGAGCTTAACTCGACCTTTATGATCTTGACTACAACGGGCAGTGAAACAACTGCCACCGTGTTGACGGGTATATTGGCCTATCTAGTGAATGAACCACCAATTCAGGAGCGCCTCATCCGGGAGATTCGCGAAAGGTTCGAATCTAGTCAAGACATCAGCCTGTCAGCAGCGGCGGATCTCTCGTACCTCACTGCAGTGATCCAGGAGGGTCTCCGACTGTGTCCACCCGTGCCCTGGATGCTTCCCCGCCAGGTGCCACCGGGAGGGAGTACTGTGTGTGGGACTTGGTTACCAGGCGGA ACCTCGGTTTCTCTACAGGCTTACACCCTCAATCGCGACCCCTCTCGCTTCCATGcggcctcctccttcgtTCCCGAGCGATGGCTTCCGGATGCGTTGAACAACCCTAACTCGCCCTTTTACCACGATGACCGTCAGGCGGTGCAGCCGTTCAGCATGGGGCCACGGTCTTGCCTAGGTCAGCACTTGGCATGGGCGGAGATGAGGTTGATCCTCGCCAAGTTACTGGTCAGCTTTGATTTCGAGGCGGTAGAGGGGAAACGCCTGCAATGGGAAGAATTGCGGACCTTCTTGTTGGTGGAGAAGCGACCCTTGGAGGTGCGAGTGCGGCTGGCCCCGTGCTGA